A stretch of Sulfuricurvum sp. DNA encodes these proteins:
- the truB gene encoding tRNA pseudouridine(55) synthase TruB has protein sequence MNRLFVAYKPTGMSSNQLLSRLKRRYGIKKAGYSGTLDPFAKGVLIIAFGNHGRLFRFLNKTPKQYRATLWLGAYSPTLDIEKIETIDELEPFELSLITSAIDSLHGEITYLPPKYSAKRINGKRAYELARAGIDVELKTITSTIHEIKLLHYCHPFVTFEANVSEGSYIRSLGEMIADKLGCEGSLTALERLNEGQFFYDNEKEIDIKTALSLPKNRYNGDTETILLGQPLYREQFEEQLNGTYWLDNGSTISIIEIADDKIHYILNKVEAC, from the coding sequence TTGAACCGTCTTTTTGTTGCCTATAAACCCACTGGAATGAGTTCCAATCAACTACTAAGCCGTCTTAAACGTCGTTACGGTATTAAAAAAGCGGGCTATTCGGGGACGCTTGACCCCTTTGCCAAAGGGGTTTTAATTATCGCTTTCGGTAATCACGGACGATTATTCCGCTTTTTAAATAAAACACCTAAACAGTATCGTGCAACCCTCTGGCTCGGTGCCTATTCCCCAACATTAGATATCGAAAAAATCGAAACGATTGATGAGCTAGAACCTTTTGAGCTATCTCTCATCACCTCTGCTATCGACTCACTTCATGGCGAGATTACCTATCTTCCCCCAAAATACAGTGCAAAAAGAATTAACGGCAAGCGGGCTTATGAACTGGCACGTGCAGGTATCGATGTAGAGCTTAAAACAATCACCTCAACAATCCATGAGATTAAACTGCTCCACTATTGCCACCCCTTTGTTACTTTTGAGGCAAATGTCTCTGAGGGGAGTTATATTCGCTCTTTAGGAGAGATGATTGCCGATAAATTAGGATGTGAAGGATCACTCACTGCCTTAGAACGACTTAATGAAGGGCAATTTTTCTATGATAATGAGAAAGAAATCGATATCAAAACCGCCCTCTCTCTCCCTAAAAATCGCTATAATGGCGATACAGAAACGATTTTACTAGGTCAACCACTGTATCGTGAACAATTTGAGGAACAACTAAATGGTACTTATTGGCTCGATAACGGTTCCACCATCTCTATCATCGAGATAGCCGATGATAAGATACACTATATTCTCAATAAGGTTGAGGCATGCTAA
- the csrA gene encoding carbon storage regulator CsrA — MLILSRKLDESILIGDSITVKIVAIDKGVVKLGIEAPHDIRVLRSELIRAVEDSNKEASAPQDDSLLRQLAQKFKL, encoded by the coding sequence ATGCTAATACTCTCACGTAAACTTGATGAATCGATTCTAATAGGAGATTCTATCACCGTAAAAATCGTTGCTATCGACAAAGGGGTTGTTAAACTCGGTATCGAGGCTCCCCATGATATACGCGTACTTCGCAGTGAATTAATACGTGCCGTCGAAGATTCCAATAAAGAAGCATCAGCACCTCAAGATGATTCCCTCTTACGCCAACTTGCCCAAAAATTTAAACTATGA
- a CDS encoding 4-(cytidine 5'-diphospho)-2-C-methyl-D-erythritol kinase: MIRHPAYAKVNIFLKITGKRGDYHTITSRFMKVKTLCDTIWFEKKFTPEFEIRGNFDCEVHSNTIYKAYKHLQTATRSHNLSEFFEHHAVCVDKKIPSFAGLGGGSSDAATFLHMCNNELELDLSIDELAEIGSNVGADVPFFIYGYDSANVSGIGEIVERYNEPLIDFEIVTPDIKISTPAVYRYYREHLYAPITPEEAAKLESTPSRDLLASMNPKSANDLYPSALGCYNELEEKVGWFYSGSGSSFFKVK, encoded by the coding sequence ATGATTCGTCATCCCGCTTACGCCAAAGTCAATATTTTCCTTAAAATCACCGGTAAGCGTGGTGACTATCATACTATTACATCTCGTTTTATGAAGGTTAAAACTCTTTGTGATACCATTTGGTTTGAAAAAAAGTTTACCCCTGAATTTGAGATTCGGGGTAATTTTGATTGTGAAGTCCATTCTAACACGATTTACAAAGCCTATAAACATCTCCAAACTGCTACCCGTTCTCACAACCTTTCTGAGTTTTTTGAACATCATGCCGTCTGTGTCGATAAAAAAATCCCCTCTTTTGCAGGTCTTGGGGGAGGAAGTTCCGATGCCGCAACCTTTTTACACATGTGTAATAATGAGCTAGAATTAGACCTTAGCATCGATGAACTTGCCGAAATCGGTTCAAACGTTGGTGCAGATGTCCCTTTTTTCATCTATGGGTATGACTCAGCAAATGTCAGCGGTATCGGCGAGATTGTCGAACGGTACAATGAACCGTTAATCGATTTTGAGATTGTTACCCCCGACATCAAAATCAGTACCCCAGCAGTCTACCGCTACTATCGTGAGCATCTCTATGCACCGATTACCCCTGAAGAGGCTGCTAAACTCGAATCAACCCCTTCACGTGATCTTCTCGCCTCTATGAATCCTAAAAGTGCAAACGATCTTTACCCTTCTGCTTTGGGATGTTATAACGAACTGGAAGAAAAAGTAGGGTGGTTTTATTCAGGAAGTGGAAGTAGTTTTTTTAAAGTCAAATAG
- the smpB gene encoding SsrA-binding protein SmpB has translation MGENIATNKKAFFDYYIEEKFEAGLVLKGSEVKALRAGRINLKDGFIKIVRGEAFVFGIHIGVLDTTHHYYTHEERGSRKLLLHKKQIEKMHKAVEKEGFTLVPLSIYFNDRNLVKMQVAIVKGKKLYDKRDDLKEKSIKRDIERALKGE, from the coding sequence GTGGGTGAAAACATAGCCACCAATAAAAAAGCTTTTTTTGACTACTACATCGAAGAAAAATTTGAAGCAGGACTCGTACTTAAAGGAAGTGAAGTCAAAGCCCTTCGGGCGGGGAGGATTAACCTCAAAGATGGATTTATCAAAATCGTCCGAGGAGAAGCATTCGTTTTTGGCATTCATATCGGTGTGCTTGATACCACACACCACTATTATACTCATGAGGAACGGGGAAGTCGAAAACTACTATTGCATAAAAAGCAAATTGAAAAAATGCACAAAGCAGTAGAAAAAGAGGGATTTACCCTTGTACCGTTAAGTATATATTTTAATGATCGAAATCTTGTAAAAATGCAAGTAGCAATTGTCAAAGGGAAAAAGCTCTATGACAAGCGGGATGATTTAAAAGAAAAAAGTATCAAACGCGATATCGAACGGGCACTCAAAGGGGAATAG
- a CDS encoding magnesium transporter CorA family protein: MVNIHELHLKDLQNPFHPSVFEEYNDYRLLILRLPDQLGKKTKIHSYGFILTNEDLFYYDKNKADFIRFTEGITHLYHFLDDKINSLMVDIETVQEKIAALESSLYKKFTSTFMDHWHDLKKELSRSERVIFKAVDVLKLFISKSKSTKTLPINEFDDLYEHLERTLRSNVAVNDQLDNLYRYYSLRSTDRMNRSIYILTIISVIFLPLNLVVGFFGMNTGGLPFQHAMGTWDAFVSMIVFAVLLTLGVLWKIKRE, encoded by the coding sequence ATGGTAAACATACATGAGCTTCATCTAAAAGATCTTCAAAATCCCTTTCACCCCTCTGTTTTTGAAGAGTATAATGATTATCGACTTCTTATACTTCGCCTCCCAGACCAACTAGGAAAAAAAACTAAAATACATTCGTATGGCTTTATTCTCACCAATGAGGATCTCTTTTATTACGATAAAAACAAAGCAGATTTTATCCGTTTTACAGAGGGGATAACCCATCTGTATCACTTTTTGGATGATAAGATAAATAGCTTAATGGTTGATATCGAAACCGTTCAAGAAAAAATTGCAGCACTTGAATCAAGCCTATATAAAAAATTTACATCTACATTTATGGATCACTGGCATGATCTTAAAAAAGAGCTTTCACGTTCAGAGCGGGTTATTTTCAAAGCCGTTGACGTTTTAAAATTGTTCATTTCTAAATCAAAATCGACTAAAACGCTTCCTATTAACGAATTCGATGACCTTTATGAGCACCTAGAGCGAACTTTACGCTCCAATGTAGCTGTAAACGACCAACTCGACAACCTCTATAGATACTATAGTCTACGCTCTACTGATCGAATGAACCGAAGTATCTACATCCTCACAATCATCTCTGTTATTTTTCTCCCACTTAATTTAGTGGTTGGATTTTTTGGAATGAATACCGGAGGATTACCGTTTCAACATGCAATGGGGACATGGGATGCGTTTGTCTCTATGATTGTCTTTGCCGTATTACTGACGCTAGGTGTTTTATGGAAAATAAAGAGAGAGTGA
- the rplS gene encoding 50S ribosomal protein L19: MKNKYIASFEQAQIAGKNVPEFRAGDTLRLAVSITEGEKTRVQNYEGVCISIRGEGTGRTITVRKIGANGIGIERVFPIYSDSLEKIEVLRRGRVRRAKLFYLRDLAGKKARIKEIRRK; encoded by the coding sequence ATGAAAAATAAATACATCGCTAGCTTTGAGCAAGCGCAAATCGCAGGCAAAAATGTTCCTGAGTTCCGTGCAGGTGACACTCTTCGTCTTGCTGTTAGCATTACTGAAGGTGAAAAAACACGTGTTCAAAATTATGAGGGCGTATGTATCTCTATCCGTGGTGAAGGTACAGGCCGTACTATCACTGTTCGTAAAATTGGTGCAAACGGTATCGGTATCGAGCGTGTTTTCCCAATCTACAGCGATAGCTTAGAAAAAATCGAAGTTCTTCGCCGTGGTCGTGTTCGTCGTGCGAAATTGTTCTACCTTCGTGACCTTGCTGGTAAAAAAGCACGTATCAAAGAAATTCGTCGCAAATAA
- the trmD gene encoding tRNA (guanosine(37)-N1)-methyltransferase TrmD codes for MRFTYVTLFSNLIDGYFQDSILKRAIDAGAFEVAYLNPRDYSASKHHKVDDTAVGGGAGMVMTPQPLFDALSTLEEDTYIIFVAPVGKQFTQNDAKRLAKKKHIAFVSGRYEGIDERVVEKFADEVFSIGDYVLTGGELPSLVMSDAIVRNIEGVLGNSESLEMESFETPLLEAPSFGKPPIYETLGVPSEYLKGNHSKILALKLALSECKTKYFRPEQLLKHSRRTSYEK; via the coding sequence ATGCGTTTTACGTATGTCACCCTTTTTTCCAATCTAATTGATGGTTATTTTCAAGACTCTATTTTAAAACGGGCAATTGATGCGGGTGCATTTGAGGTAGCGTATCTTAATCCTAGAGATTATAGTGCTTCAAAGCACCATAAAGTTGATGATACCGCAGTCGGTGGCGGTGCTGGGATGGTGATGACACCACAGCCGTTATTTGATGCATTATCGACATTGGAAGAAGATACCTATATCATTTTTGTTGCACCCGTCGGGAAACAATTTACCCAAAACGATGCAAAGAGATTAGCCAAAAAAAAGCATATCGCTTTTGTGAGTGGACGATACGAGGGGATTGATGAACGTGTAGTGGAAAAATTTGCCGATGAAGTCTTTAGCATCGGTGATTATGTCCTTACCGGAGGGGAATTGCCATCATTAGTGATGAGCGATGCAATTGTTCGAAATATCGAAGGGGTGCTTGGAAATAGTGAGTCGCTTGAGATGGAAAGTTTTGAAACGCCACTTTTAGAAGCACCTTCTTTTGGAAAACCACCGATTTATGAAACTTTAGGAGTTCCATCAGAATACCTAAAGGGAAATCACAGTAAAATTCTAGCACTAAAATTAGCTCTGTCTGAATGCAAAACAAAATATTTCAGACCTGAACAGCTATTAAAGCACTCAAGAAGGACTTCTTATGAAAAATAA
- the rimM gene encoding ribosome maturation factor RimM (Essential for efficient processing of 16S rRNA) produces the protein MVKVIVSMSNRFRNSPNPDLLHVATIGRAVGLKGDLNFNLHTDFPEQFTKGATFELENGVIITLSSYNSDRSLVHIVGYDSPESAKTLTNAKLFTTKEATRERCKLGKGEFFWFDLPGLFIYEDEKLLGNVLEIERIGVQDYLSIKTDSLLVNQGAAETFLIPYIDHFVKNVDVAMKKITVIGGIDLLEAS, from the coding sequence ATGGTCAAAGTTATCGTATCAATGTCGAACCGCTTTCGTAATTCTCCTAATCCCGACCTCCTGCATGTTGCTACCATAGGGCGTGCAGTAGGATTAAAAGGGGATTTAAACTTTAATCTCCATACCGATTTTCCAGAACAATTCACCAAAGGTGCTACATTTGAACTTGAAAATGGTGTAATTATTACCCTATCTTCTTATAATAGTGATCGTTCATTGGTTCATATCGTAGGATATGATTCACCTGAATCGGCTAAAACACTGACCAATGCAAAGCTTTTTACGACGAAAGAGGCAACTCGTGAGCGTTGTAAGCTGGGTAAGGGTGAGTTTTTTTGGTTTGATTTACCAGGGCTTTTTATCTATGAAGATGAGAAGTTATTAGGGAATGTATTGGAAATTGAGCGGATTGGTGTACAGGATTATTTATCCATTAAAACGGATTCCTTATTAGTAAATCAAGGTGCAGCTGAAACTTTTTTAATCCCTTATATCGACCACTTTGTTAAAAATGTAGATGTTGCGATGAAGAAAATAACGGTAATCGGCGGAATCGATCTCCTAGAGGCATCGTAA
- a CDS encoding KH domain-containing protein: protein MVADFVAEYARLIATYPEDIQVESIEGSEVTEIILHANQADVGKLIGKEGKMIGAIKTLISGCKAKDGQSYRINVEPLS from the coding sequence ATGGTTGCCGACTTCGTCGCTGAGTATGCTCGTCTTATCGCTACCTATCCGGAGGATATCCAAGTTGAATCTATCGAGGGTAGCGAAGTAACCGAGATCATATTGCATGCTAATCAAGCCGACGTCGGTAAGCTAATTGGCAAAGAGGGGAAGATGATCGGTGCGATTAAAACCCTTATCTCCGGTTGCAAAGCCAAAGATGGTCAAAGTTATCGTATCAATGTCGAACCGCTTTCGTAA
- the rpsP gene encoding 30S ribosomal protein S16: protein MATVIRLTRMGRKKQPFYRIAVTDSRKRRDGGWIELIGYYNPMTDPITTKVDEERLNYWLSVGAQMSDRVKKITGK from the coding sequence ATGGCAACAGTCATTCGCTTAACCCGTATGGGACGTAAAAAACAACCTTTCTACCGTATCGCGGTAACCGATAGTCGTAAACGCCGTGATGGTGGTTGGATTGAATTGATCGGGTACTACAACCCAATGACAGACCCTATCACTACTAAAGTTGATGAAGAGCGCTTGAACTATTGGTTGAGTGTTGGTGCTCAAATGTCTGACCGCGTTAAAAAAATTACAGGTAAATAA
- the ffh gene encoding signal recognition particle protein, whose amino-acid sequence MFDTLTESFTSAIRKIRFHDDEKALTKALGELKKALLKADVHHKVVKDLIDSVEVQVKQNGIGKDQFLDALRHSLYELLKVKGNSGFVYAPQSPTVILMSGLQGSGKTTTTGKLANWLKIRQKKKVLVVAADLQRLAAVEQLRQVCASIDVELYSDEVSKNPVEVVKGALEHAKKLLVDVVLIDTAGRLAIDDELMNELAEVKRAANPHEIFYVADSLAGQDAVRTADTFNQKIGIDGVILTKYDGDSRGGVALGIASQIQVPLRFIGAGEKMEDLEIFLPDRIVNRLMGLGDIEGLAERTASIIDEKKAKELNKKIKKGEFNFNDFLEQMESLKKMGSMKSLMGMIPGMGGMASALKDFDLENSGELKKIKALVSSMTMKEREDPELLNNSRKARLAKGCGLDIVDVNRILKQFKNASKMAKKFSGKQGMKDLQSMMGQMQGQRFPR is encoded by the coding sequence GTGTTTGATACACTCACCGAATCATTTACATCTGCCATACGCAAAATTCGTTTTCATGACGATGAAAAAGCCCTCACCAAAGCATTAGGCGAGCTTAAAAAAGCGTTACTTAAAGCAGATGTTCATCACAAAGTGGTGAAAGATCTTATCGATTCGGTTGAAGTTCAAGTAAAGCAAAACGGTATTGGTAAAGATCAATTTTTAGATGCTCTGCGTCATTCGTTGTATGAGCTTTTAAAGGTCAAAGGGAACAGCGGGTTCGTCTACGCACCACAATCCCCAACCGTTATTTTGATGAGTGGTTTGCAAGGTTCAGGGAAAACAACCACGACCGGAAAATTGGCTAATTGGCTCAAAATTCGTCAAAAGAAAAAAGTGTTGGTAGTTGCAGCGGACTTACAACGTCTTGCAGCGGTAGAACAGCTTCGTCAAGTGTGTGCTTCAATCGATGTAGAACTCTATAGCGATGAAGTGAGCAAAAACCCTGTCGAAGTTGTTAAAGGTGCATTAGAGCACGCGAAAAAACTTCTCGTTGATGTGGTATTGATCGATACGGCAGGGCGTTTAGCGATTGATGATGAGTTGATGAATGAACTCGCTGAGGTCAAACGTGCGGCGAATCCGCATGAGATTTTCTACGTTGCCGATTCATTAGCAGGACAAGATGCGGTTCGTACGGCTGACACATTTAACCAAAAAATCGGAATCGATGGTGTCATTCTTACCAAATACGATGGAGATTCTCGCGGCGGTGTAGCACTCGGTATCGCTTCACAGATTCAAGTTCCATTGCGCTTTATCGGTGCGGGTGAGAAAATGGAAGATTTGGAAATATTCCTCCCTGATCGTATCGTCAACCGTCTTATGGGGCTTGGAGATATCGAAGGGCTTGCGGAGAGAACAGCATCGATTATCGATGAGAAAAAAGCGAAAGAACTCAACAAAAAAATCAAAAAAGGTGAGTTTAATTTCAATGACTTCCTAGAGCAGATGGAGAGCCTCAAAAAAATGGGGAGTATGAAATCGCTCATGGGGATGATCCCTGGGATGGGTGGAATGGCATCGGCTCTCAAAGATTTTGATTTGGAAAATTCGGGTGAATTGAAAAAAATTAAAGCGTTGGTTTCATCCATGACGATGAAAGAGCGTGAAGATCCGGAATTATTGAACAATAGCCGAAAAGCACGTTTGGCAAAAGGGTGCGGATTGGATATTGTCGATGTCAATCGTATTTTAAAGCAGTTTAAAAATGCCTCTAAAATGGCAAAAAAATTCTCTGGTAAACAGGGGATGAAAGATTTACAAAGTATGATGGGGCAGATGCAGGGGCAACGTTTTCCACGCTAA
- a CDS encoding RNA pseudouridine synthase: MEKPKAYKLLAQQEGISNSEAKSLIDRGLVYVGNSKVMIARGEISPKTTFIVQKVEKAHPIYEDDNMIVIDKPAFVNSDEIERQFKGSQLLHRLDRETSGVLMLVKNEEFRLKAIGEFKKDNVYKEYVAWVDGIVSEPFVVDQPLITEKKGNKAVTKVAKGGKPAITEVTPLEVSGKKTKVQLIIHHGRTHQIRAHLKYAQCPIVGDESYGGRPSKRVMLHAKKVTILGLTFIAPEPKVFGHFGS; encoded by the coding sequence ATGGAAAAACCAAAAGCGTATAAGCTCTTAGCACAACAAGAGGGAATCTCAAACTCTGAGGCAAAATCACTGATAGACCGTGGATTGGTCTATGTAGGAAACTCAAAAGTGATGATAGCACGAGGAGAGATTAGTCCCAAAACGACTTTTATCGTCCAAAAAGTGGAGAAAGCGCATCCGATATATGAAGATGACAATATGATTGTTATCGATAAGCCGGCGTTTGTAAATTCCGATGAGATCGAGCGTCAGTTCAAAGGCTCACAGCTCCTTCACCGACTGGATCGTGAAACGAGCGGTGTACTGATGCTCGTCAAAAATGAAGAGTTTCGTTTAAAAGCGATTGGTGAGTTTAAAAAAGATAATGTTTATAAAGAGTACGTCGCATGGGTTGATGGGATTGTGAGTGAGCCGTTTGTGGTCGATCAGCCTCTTATCACTGAGAAAAAAGGGAACAAAGCGGTGACAAAAGTTGCCAAAGGGGGAAAACCGGCGATAACTGAAGTGACCCCTCTTGAGGTATCAGGGAAAAAAACCAAAGTTCAACTCATCATCCATCACGGACGAACTCACCAAATCCGCGCCCATCTAAAATACGCACAATGCCCGATTGTCGGAGATGAAAGCTACGGTGGACGCCCATCGAAACGGGTTATGTTACACGCTAAAAAAGTAACTATTTTAGGATTGACATTTATAGCTCCGGAACCAAAAGTATTTGGACATTTCGGGAGCTAA
- a CDS encoding DUF2238 domain-containing protein — MDKKHILMTGFIIIILLLLYSGIYAYDRVTWLMEIFPIIIVLPVLIKTYKSFPLTTLLYSVIFLHMIVLIFGGMYTYARVPLGFEIAQWLEMDRNPYDKIGHFMQGFSPALISYEVLIRGNYINGKKMLLFIVVSIVLAISATYELIEWGAALWMGQGADEFLGTQGYMWDTQSDMFFALIGAIIALSVFRKIHDKAIRRL; from the coding sequence ATGGATAAAAAACATATTTTAATGACGGGATTTATCATAATCATCTTGCTCTTACTCTATTCTGGAATCTATGCTTATGATCGAGTAACATGGCTTATGGAAATTTTTCCTATTATCATCGTATTACCAGTTTTAATAAAAACCTATAAATCTTTCCCACTAACAACCCTACTTTATAGTGTCATTTTTCTTCACATGATTGTCTTGATTTTTGGAGGGATGTATACTTATGCTCGTGTGCCCCTTGGTTTTGAGATTGCCCAATGGTTAGAAATGGATCGAAATCCATACGATAAAATCGGTCATTTTATGCAAGGATTTTCTCCTGCACTCATCTCGTATGAAGTTCTAATTCGTGGAAATTATATTAATGGAAAGAAAATGTTGCTCTTTATCGTTGTATCTATCGTTTTGGCAATTAGTGCCACATATGAGCTGATTGAATGGGGTGCAGCATTATGGATGGGACAAGGAGCAGACGAGTTTTTAGGGACGCAAGGGTATATGTGGGATACCCAGTCTGATATGTTTTTTGCGCTGATTGGAGCAATAATTGCATTGAGTGTTTTTAGAAAAATTCATGACAAAGCAATAAGAAGATTGTAA
- a CDS encoding DEAD/DEAH box helicase, which yields MPFSHLGLSPKLVDSLRESGFLQPTPIQEKVIPHVLEHHDIMARAQTGSGKSASFILPILELWSAHKSEGKPKIKALILTPTRELTLQVAEAFGTFGKHLAKRPKVVSVIGGESIGDQLYAIQQGCDILVATSGRLLEVVTKKQMNLSHLEFFVLDEADKMLDFGFEQELELLLKEIPLKRQNLLFSATYPPKILSIASKITQNPLQIFSESEEPTVESITQRCIEVNRENRGPLLRRLLEDEAWESVLVFMANKRAADNIAMKFKKYGFLADSFHGDLTQEERVFTLQQFKNKKIRILFATDIAARGLDIENISCVVNFDLPRSPADYIHRIGRTARAGKSGTAISFIDHEDYDHFRLIEKRSNIKLPREQIEGFALTGTPPLKTKGPQPIKGSGKSKKDKLREQAAANGKKN from the coding sequence ATGCCATTTTCTCACCTCGGACTCTCACCAAAACTCGTAGATTCCCTTAGAGAGAGTGGTTTTTTACAACCAACCCCTATCCAAGAAAAAGTGATTCCACATGTTCTTGAGCACCATGACATTATGGCAAGAGCTCAAACGGGAAGCGGTAAGAGTGCTAGTTTTATCTTGCCTATTTTAGAACTTTGGTCTGCACACAAAAGTGAGGGGAAACCAAAAATAAAAGCCCTCATACTCACACCTACTAGAGAACTCACATTGCAAGTGGCTGAAGCTTTTGGTACGTTTGGTAAGCATTTAGCGAAACGACCCAAAGTGGTAAGTGTTATCGGAGGAGAAAGCATCGGCGATCAACTCTATGCTATTCAGCAAGGGTGTGATATTTTGGTAGCAACCTCAGGACGATTATTGGAAGTTGTCACCAAAAAACAGATGAATCTCTCTCATTTAGAGTTTTTTGTTTTGGATGAAGCGGACAAGATGCTCGATTTTGGTTTTGAACAAGAGCTTGAGCTTCTCTTAAAAGAGATTCCACTAAAGCGTCAAAATCTCCTCTTTTCAGCAACCTATCCCCCCAAAATACTCTCTATTGCCTCCAAAATCACCCAAAATCCCCTTCAAATATTTAGTGAATCCGAAGAACCAACCGTTGAGAGCATCACGCAACGCTGTATCGAAGTCAATCGTGAGAATCGTGGCCCTTTGCTACGTCGTCTACTCGAAGATGAGGCGTGGGAGTCGGTGCTAGTGTTTATGGCAAACAAAAGGGCTGCGGATAATATCGCTATGAAATTTAAAAAATACGGGTTTTTAGCTGATTCTTTCCACGGTGACCTCACTCAAGAGGAGCGTGTTTTTACCCTCCAGCAGTTTAAAAATAAAAAAATCCGTATTCTTTTTGCTACCGATATCGCTGCACGGGGACTCGATATTGAGAACATTAGTTGCGTCGTCAACTTCGATCTTCCCCGCTCTCCTGCTGATTATATCCACCGTATTGGACGTACCGCCAGAGCAGGTAAATCAGGTACTGCCATCTCTTTTATCGACCATGAAGACTACGATCACTTTAGATTGATTGAAAAACGCTCAAACATCAAACTACCCAGAGAACAAATCGAGGGGTTTGCACTCACGGGAACTCCCCCTCTAAAAACGAAAGGACCGCAACCAATCAAAGGGAGTGGCAAAAGTAAAAAAGACAAACTACGCGAACAAGCTGCCGCGAACGGCAAGAAGAACTAA
- a CDS encoding tRNA-uridine aminocarboxypropyltransferase — protein sequence MSHSARGTCYTCYRPLSLCLCSSVRPIETTTKFIILMHPKEFKKTKNGTGRLTYLSLPNSELYIDVDFSEHTAINALLNDENNLCYVLYPSKNSVNLNTKKIESTGKQLVIFIIDSTWPCSVKMLKLSHNLQNLPKLSFTHSKISQFQIKEQPSDFCLSTIESTLTILELLSVQGIESLEKEQLESFLNPFLSMVDYQLHCISTQESVRFRTYPTIGVVDTP from the coding sequence ATGAGTCACAGTGCGCGAGGAACATGCTATACCTGCTATCGCCCTCTCTCTTTATGTTTGTGCTCTAGTGTCAGACCTATCGAAACGACCACTAAATTTATCATCCTCATGCATCCTAAAGAGTTTAAAAAGACTAAGAACGGTACGGGGAGACTTACCTATCTTTCTCTTCCTAACTCAGAGCTATACATCGATGTCGATTTTAGTGAGCATACTGCAATCAATGCTTTATTAAATGATGAAAACAATCTCTGCTATGTCCTATATCCCAGTAAAAACAGTGTTAATCTCAATACCAAAAAAATAGAGTCAACGGGGAAGCAACTCGTCATCTTCATCATCGATTCGACGTGGCCGTGTTCGGTTAAAATGCTCAAACTCAGTCACAATTTGCAAAACTTGCCGAAACTTAGTTTCACCCATTCCAAAATATCACAATTTCAAATCAAAGAGCAACCCTCAGATTTTTGTCTCTCCACTATCGAATCGACCCTTACGATTTTAGAATTGTTAAGTGTTCAAGGGATAGAGAGTTTAGAAAAAGAACAACTCGAATCTTTTTTAAACCCATTTTTATCCATGGTGGATTATCAACTCCACTGCATCAGCACCCAAGAGAGTGTACGCTTTCGAACATATCCAACTATAGGGGTCGTAGACACTCCATGA